A window from Chloracidobacterium sp. encodes these proteins:
- a CDS encoding inorganic phosphate transporter: protein MDALFGEALPLGTLVLLLLSLAVAFGFEFVNGFHDTANAVATVIYTKSLRPWTAVVWSGICNFCGVFFGGIAVAMGIVYLLPVELLISKSTGAGLAMVLALLLGAIIWNLGTWYFGLPASSSHTLIGAIVGVGLANSMLPGHRLGDGVNWGKVSETGLSLLLSPLIGFLLAAILVLLSKNLLPDKRLYEKPDEHNPPPLWIRAILVLTCTGVSFAHGSNDGQKGIGLVMLILTGIVPASFALDMSASPQQIETARQALVRLEGAAVRLAPAEGDALRAAVARVRGMLDGHGALNDIPREQRKDVRADIIKLDAVVKKVLKAEPSPFSAAEADALKKDAATLKALTDFAPLWVKIAIALSLGIGTMVGWQRIVVTIGEKIGKEHLTYGQGASAELVAMSSIGMASYLGLPVSTTHVLSSGVAGTMVAKGSGLQLATVIKIASAWVLTLPAAIFLSGGFFLLFNWLFV, encoded by the coding sequence ATGGACGCACTATTCGGCGAGGCGCTTCCGCTCGGCACCCTCGTGTTGCTCTTGCTGTCTCTCGCGGTAGCTTTTGGTTTTGAGTTCGTCAACGGCTTTCACGATACGGCGAACGCCGTCGCCACGGTGATTTACACCAAATCGCTGCGTCCGTGGACGGCTGTGGTTTGGTCAGGCATCTGCAACTTTTGCGGCGTGTTTTTCGGCGGCATCGCCGTGGCAATGGGGATTGTGTATCTGCTCCCCGTCGAGTTGCTCATTTCAAAGAGCACCGGCGCGGGACTCGCTATGGTCTTAGCGCTGCTGCTAGGCGCGATCATTTGGAATCTTGGGACGTGGTACTTTGGGTTGCCGGCGTCGAGTTCGCATACGTTGATTGGCGCTATTGTCGGTGTCGGGTTGGCCAACTCGATGCTGCCCGGCCACCGCCTTGGTGACGGTGTCAACTGGGGCAAGGTGTCGGAAACCGGCCTGTCACTGTTGCTGTCACCGCTGATCGGCTTTTTGTTGGCGGCGATTCTGGTGCTGTTGTCGAAAAATCTCCTCCCAGACAAGCGGCTCTACGAAAAGCCCGACGAGCACAACCCACCGCCGCTGTGGATTCGGGCTATTTTGGTGCTGACTTGCACCGGCGTCAGCTTCGCCCACGGCTCCAACGATGGGCAAAAGGGCATCGGGTTGGTAATGCTCATTCTGACAGGCATTGTCCCAGCCTCGTTTGCGCTGGACATGTCAGCTAGTCCACAGCAGATAGAAACCGCGCGGCAAGCGCTGGTGCGGCTTGAAGGCGCGGCGGTGCGGCTCGCGCCGGCCGAAGGCGATGCGCTGCGGGCGGCTGTGGCGCGCGTGCGTGGGATGCTCGACGGGCACGGCGCGTTGAACGACATCCCACGCGAGCAGCGTAAAGATGTACGGGCCGACATCATCAAGCTAGACGCCGTGGTGAAGAAGGTTCTAAAGGCCGAGCCGTCGCCGTTTTCAGCCGCTGAAGCCGACGCCCTCAAAAAAGACGCTGCCACCCTCAAAGCGCTGACCGACTTTGCGCCGCTTTGGGTCAAAATCGCCATTGCGTTGTCGCTCGGTATTGGGACGATGGTCGGCTGGCAGCGGATTGTCGTCACCATCGGCGAGAAAATCGGTAAGGAGCACCTGACCTATGGGCAAGGTGCGTCAGCGGAGTTGGTGGCGATGTCGAGCATTGGAATGGCGTCGTACCTCGGCCTGCCGGTCAGCACAACGCATGTCTTGTCGTCCGGCGTCGCTGGGACAATGGTCGCTAAGGGGTCGGGCTTGCAACTGGCGACGGTCATCAAAATTGCTTCTGCGTGGGTACTGACGCTGCCAGCGGCGATTTTTCTCTCTGGTGGCTTCTTCCTGCTGTTCAACTGGCTTTTTGTGTAG
- the glmU gene encoding bifunctional UDP-N-acetylglucosamine diphosphorylase/glucosamine-1-phosphate N-acetyltransferase GlmU, with the protein MSLTVVILAAGDGTRMKSRRPKVLHTVAGDSLLGHVCRTAAALAPQQVIAVVGYEAEAVREAFHARWTALCPHVPATVVVQTERRGTAHALRTTENVLQDATGTLLVLSGDVPLLRAETLRRLLATHSETGAAATVLSTTMAVPTGYGRVLRRADGGFDRVVEERDATPEEKAVTEINAGVYAFQFDGLFDILARVSNNNAQGEYYLPDALALLRAAGSPVEVVHHPDAEEVRGVNTRAELAAVAEAFRRRKVAELMAAGVTFLDPATAYVEADVRIGMDTVVYPNVHLEGETVIGENCRIHPGARLVNARLGNDVTVRDYSLVFDSRLDDRTSVGPFAHLRMNAHLHEAAVVGNFVEVKQSSLGTGTKAMHLSYLGDATLGAQVNIGAGTITCNYDGKQKHRTIIEDGVKVGSDTMLVAPVRVGARAMTGAGAVVTEDVPPDTLVVGVPAKVKKVLT; encoded by the coding sequence ATGTCACTTACCGTTGTCATTTTGGCGGCCGGCGACGGCACGCGCATGAAGTCGCGGCGTCCGAAGGTACTGCACACAGTCGCCGGAGATTCGCTGCTTGGTCATGTCTGTCGGACGGCCGCCGCGCTCGCCCCGCAGCAGGTCATCGCCGTCGTCGGTTATGAGGCTGAAGCTGTTCGGGAAGCTTTCCACGCCCGGTGGACGGCACTCTGTCCTCACGTTCCGGCAACGGTTGTTGTGCAAACCGAGCGGCGCGGCACGGCGCATGCGCTGCGTACGACGGAGAATGTTTTGCAGGATGCAACGGGGACGCTGTTGGTGTTGTCAGGCGACGTACCGTTGCTGCGGGCTGAAACGCTCCGTCGCTTGCTAGCGACGCATAGCGAAACGGGTGCGGCGGCGACCGTACTTTCCACCACCATGGCGGTTCCAACCGGCTACGGCCGAGTCCTGCGCCGCGCCGACGGCGGTTTTGACCGCGTTGTGGAAGAACGCGACGCCACGCCTGAAGAAAAAGCCGTCACCGAAATCAACGCCGGCGTCTATGCGTTTCAATTTGATGGCTTGTTTGACATTCTGGCGCGCGTTTCAAACAACAACGCGCAGGGCGAATACTATCTGCCTGACGCCTTGGCGTTGCTGCGCGCCGCCGGTTCCCCTGTCGAGGTCGTCCACCATCCCGACGCCGAGGAAGTGCGCGGCGTCAACACCCGCGCCGAACTGGCCGCCGTCGCAGAGGCTTTTCGGCGGCGCAAGGTCGCCGAGTTGATGGCCGCCGGTGTGACGTTCCTCGATCCGGCGACGGCCTATGTCGAAGCCGATGTGCGGATTGGGATGGATACGGTCGTGTATCCAAACGTCCATCTCGAAGGGGAAACTGTCATTGGCGAAAACTGCCGGATTCATCCTGGCGCACGGCTGGTCAACGCACGGTTGGGCAACGACGTGACGGTGCGCGACTATTCGCTGGTGTTTGACAGCCGCCTTGACGACCGAACGTCCGTCGGTCCGTTTGCGCACCTGCGGATGAACGCCCACTTGCACGAAGCCGCCGTCGTCGGCAACTTCGTGGAAGTCAAGCAATCGTCGCTGGGTACCGGAACAAAGGCCATGCATCTGAGCTACTTGGGTGATGCCACGCTGGGCGCACAGGTCAACATCGGCGCCGGCACGATCACCTGCAACTACGATGGCAAGCAGAAGCACCGCACCATCATAGAAGACGGCGTAAAAGTCGGGAGCGACACCATGCTGGTGGCGCCGGTGCGCGTCGGCGCGCGAGCGATGACCGGGGCTGGAGCAGTTGTGACGGAAGACGTGCCGCCGGACACCTTGGTGGTCGGTGTGCCCGCCAAGGTCAAGAAAGTGTTGACGTGA
- a CDS encoding DUF362 domain-containing protein: MTVVADSPTFQYAPPQAAYGARCIIVKPNLGYPTPAPVTVSLPVLRAVLMGLRCAAPRAEIILLEGVCTKVGFAEVMTQLGVSRLLTELNDPDVRLLDADTLPSKPYPNQSPTPERFSEMHAPALLDDADCRLSVAAFKRTTLRERPLLSAAIKNLYGLFPRAIYRARSPYARGQLHVPDVQRVLVDVYFTLGMRFDGAVVDVTHKFVSRDWRPDVGTAVPVGKVVTGDDLLAVDMKAAELAGEPPSDYLQTIAARRRTNGA, translated from the coding sequence ATGACAGTTGTCGCCGACAGTCCGACGTTTCAGTACGCGCCGCCGCAAGCTGCGTACGGCGCGCGGTGCATTATCGTCAAGCCGAATTTGGGCTACCCCACGCCCGCCCCGGTGACGGTGAGCCTGCCGGTGCTGCGCGCCGTGCTGATGGGGCTGCGCTGCGCCGCGCCGCGCGCAGAGATCATCCTGCTGGAAGGCGTTTGCACCAAGGTCGGCTTTGCCGAAGTGATGACGCAGTTGGGCGTCAGTCGTCTCTTGACCGAACTGAATGACCCAGATGTTCGTCTACTGGACGCTGATACACTCCCCAGTAAGCCGTATCCCAACCAGTCGCCGACGCCCGAACGCTTTTCCGAAATGCATGCGCCGGCGCTGTTGGACGACGCCGATTGCCGTCTGTCGGTCGCTGCTTTCAAGCGGACGACGCTCCGGGAACGTCCGCTGTTGAGCGCCGCGATTAAGAACCTGTATGGCTTGTTTCCGCGCGCCATTTACCGCGCCCGCAGCCCGTACGCGCGCGGGCAACTCCATGTCCCCGACGTACAGCGTGTTTTGGTGGACGTGTATTTCACGCTGGGCATGCGGTTTGACGGCGCGGTGGTGGATGTGACGCACAAGTTCGTCAGCCGCGACTGGCGACCCGATGTGGGGACAGCCGTCCCCGTCGGCAAAGTCGTGACGGGAGACGACCTTTTGGCGGTGGATATGAAAGCGGCGGAACTTGCCGGAGAGCCGCCGTCGGATTACCTCCAGACCATTGCCGCGCGACGGCGGACAAACGGCGCGTAA
- the glmM gene encoding phosphoglucosamine mutase, which produces MGRFFGTDGIRGRAGEFPLQPEALAVIGATLTNVFSARLGRTPRFIIGGDTRESSPWMAAALARGVMRSGGTVSCAGVMPTPGVAYLTRAEGFDAGIVVSASHNPFHDNGVKFFLASGEKRDDVLENAIEDALRSLTPAPTTTAPTETPLWEDPTHALSYLEFLTQCIGDDLDLSRWSVAIDCANGAAAPYANIALQALGAQTFVTGATPTGRNINDQCGTVHIRHLADFTRAVGAQIGVAFDGDADRCLFVDDQGEVVDGDAILYAMALDADARGELTPRCVVATVMSNMGLEVALRERGIELIRTPVGDRAVLAAMLERGALLGGEQSGHIIFARQSLAGDGLITALNVLRMLTERNLSLRDAVRGLPRFPQTLINIPVREKRPFETLPSVTATVRAVEAQLAGRGRLLLRYSGTENLARVMLEAANGVDIGALAAQVAAAIERDLGNGRP; this is translated from the coding sequence ATGGGACGCTTTTTTGGCACGGATGGGATACGCGGCCGCGCCGGCGAGTTCCCACTTCAGCCGGAAGCCTTAGCCGTCATCGGCGCGACCTTAACCAACGTGTTTTCGGCGCGCCTCGGACGCACGCCGCGCTTTATCATTGGCGGCGATACCCGTGAATCGAGTCCGTGGATGGCGGCGGCGCTGGCGCGCGGAGTGATGCGGTCCGGCGGGACGGTGAGTTGCGCCGGGGTCATGCCAACGCCTGGCGTGGCGTACCTAACGCGCGCGGAGGGGTTCGACGCCGGGATTGTCGTCTCGGCTTCCCATAACCCTTTTCACGACAACGGCGTCAAGTTTTTCCTTGCTTCCGGCGAAAAACGCGATGACGTACTAGAAAACGCCATTGAGGATGCTCTGCGGTCATTGACGCCAGCGCCAACAACGACCGCGCCGACTGAAACGCCGCTGTGGGAAGACCCGACGCATGCGCTCAGCTACTTGGAGTTTTTGACACAGTGCATCGGCGACGACCTTGATCTTTCCCGCTGGTCGGTGGCGATTGACTGCGCCAACGGCGCGGCTGCGCCATACGCCAACATCGCCCTTCAGGCGCTTGGCGCGCAGACCTTCGTCACCGGCGCGACGCCGACGGGACGCAACATCAACGACCAGTGCGGGACGGTTCACATCCGGCATTTGGCGGACTTCACCCGCGCCGTCGGCGCACAAATCGGGGTGGCGTTTGATGGGGACGCCGACCGCTGCCTCTTTGTGGATGATCAGGGCGAAGTCGTGGACGGTGACGCGATTCTCTACGCCATGGCGCTGGACGCCGACGCGCGCGGCGAGCTAACGCCCCGCTGCGTCGTGGCGACCGTTATGAGTAACATGGGGCTGGAAGTCGCGCTGCGCGAGCGTGGCATTGAGCTGATCCGCACGCCAGTCGGCGACCGCGCTGTGCTGGCAGCGATGCTGGAGCGTGGCGCACTGCTGGGCGGTGAGCAGTCTGGGCACATCATATTTGCGCGGCAGAGTCTAGCTGGCGATGGCCTCATCACCGCCCTCAACGTTCTACGGATGCTGACCGAACGTAACCTGTCGCTGCGCGACGCCGTGCGCGGTCTGCCGCGCTTCCCGCAGACGCTGATCAACATTCCCGTCCGTGAAAAGCGCCCGTTTGAGACGCTGCCGAGCGTGACGGCGACGGTGCGGGCGGTTGAAGCGCAGTTGGCCGGACGGGGAAGGCTGCTTCTCCGCTACTCCGGCACGGAAAACTTAGCGCGCGTCATGCTTGAAGCCGCCAACGGCGTTGACATCGGTGCGCTGGCGGCGCAAGTGGCGGCGGCGATTGAGCGCGATCTGGGCAACGGCCGCCCATGA